One genomic region from Microcystis panniformis FACHB-1757 encodes:
- a CDS encoding UPF0175 family protein, with the protein MLLLYHAHTEPRRAENLSRELKILAAVKLFELDKLSSGRAAQLAGMSRVEFLTILGRYQVSPFSLTTEQLEQDIVNA; encoded by the coding sequence GTGTTACTATTATACCATGCTCACACAGAACCTAGAAGAGCCGAAAATCTATCAAGAGAATTAAAAATATTGGCAGCCGTTAAACTTTTTGAACTTGACAAACTATCTTCAGGACGTGCAGCACAATTAGCCGGAATGTCACGAGTAGAATTTTTAACTATTTTGGGACGTTATCAAGTTTCCCCATTTTCTTTAACAACTGAACAATTGGAACAAGATATTGTCAATGCCTAA
- a CDS encoding SDR family NAD(P)-dependent oxidoreductase has product MKLQGKTALVTGASRGIGRAIALELARQGLSRIVIVARDQERLEKLAKEIESLGVIATPLALDLTENDLVSPSIIRVWQECRGIDILVNCAGIAHQTPFLRSQFSQVQAEISLNLMAMYTVTRLIARRMAIRGQGTIVNVSSMMGKIAAPSFATYSATKFAILGFSQALRSELREHNIKVVTLLPSLTDTDMVRELQLFRWLKPMSAEEVAQTLITGLNREKTEIVVGWQSHLALWCQKLAPKLLEKIVDLASPLRQGKGKRGWREVFN; this is encoded by the coding sequence ATGAAATTACAGGGAAAAACAGCCCTAGTCACGGGGGCATCCCGGGGCATTGGACGAGCGATCGCCTTAGAATTAGCCCGACAAGGTTTAAGCAGAATTGTGATTGTTGCCAGAGATCAAGAGCGATTAGAAAAACTAGCCAAAGAAATTGAGTCCCTAGGGGTCATTGCCACACCTTTAGCCCTAGATTTAACCGAAAATGACCTTGTTAGTCCTTCAATTATCCGGGTTTGGCAAGAATGCCGTGGCATCGATATCCTCGTTAACTGTGCCGGTATTGCCCATCAAACCCCCTTTCTACGCTCGCAATTCTCGCAAGTGCAAGCAGAAATATCTTTAAATCTGATGGCCATGTACACGGTTACTCGCTTAATTGCCCGCCGGATGGCAATTCGGGGGCAGGGAACCATCGTCAATGTTTCCAGCATGATGGGTAAAATTGCCGCTCCTAGCTTCGCTACCTACTCGGCTACCAAATTTGCCATTTTGGGTTTTAGTCAAGCTCTCAGGTCGGAATTACGGGAACATAACATCAAAGTTGTCACCCTCTTACCCTCTTTAACCGATACGGATATGGTGCGAGAATTGCAGTTATTTCGATGGTTAAAACCGATGAGCGCCGAAGAAGTCGCCCAAACCCTAATTACCGGGTTAAATAGGGAAAAAACGGAAATTGTCGTCGGTTGGCAAAGTCATCTAGCTCTTTGGTGTCAAAAATTGGCCCCGAAACTGCTCGAGAAAATTGTCGATTTAGCCTCTCCCTTACGCCAAGGCAAAGGAAAGCGAGGATGGCGAGAAGTGTTTAACTAG
- a CDS encoding bZIP transcription factor codes for MKNNFWGLIWSSFNEIQGVLLGLLGFLGGIALIRYPFNTSIPLDLVIIVSFFTLLLIATLLSAVNTLLRQKQKLEAEVKQLQEVNQKLETEIKQRIIPKILRVQKDANNNILCLLEASNLFAYDIYISFYYTDDDGFENLIGIGFVNVIQNDGKIQAILNQPSPNGSSGFRVLIFVMN; via the coding sequence ATGAAAAATAACTTTTGGGGGTTAATTTGGTCTAGTTTTAACGAAATTCAAGGGGTTTTACTCGGTCTTCTTGGATTTTTAGGAGGTATTGCCTTAATTCGTTATCCATTCAATACTTCTATCCCTTTAGACCTAGTAATTATTGTCAGTTTCTTCACCTTGCTGTTAATCGCTACTTTGTTAAGCGCTGTTAACACGCTTCTTAGACAGAAGCAAAAATTAGAGGCAGAAGTTAAGCAACTTCAGGAGGTAAACCAAAAGCTAGAGACTGAAATTAAACAGCGCATTATCCCTAAAATTCTAAGAGTTCAAAAGGATGCAAATAATAATATTCTATGCTTACTCGAAGCCTCCAATTTATTTGCGTATGATATCTATATTTCTTTCTACTACACGGATGATGACGGGTTTGAAAATTTAATTGGAATAGGTTTCGTAAACGTGATCCAAAATGATGGAAAAATACAAGCTATTCTAAATCAGCCGTCTCCTAACGGCTCTTCTGGTTTTCGTGTGTTAATTTTTGTTATGAATTAA
- a CDS encoding magnesium chelatase subunit H, which translates to MFTHVKSTIRHIVPDGLNGRSLVKVVYVVLEPQYQSALSSAVREINANNPKLAIEISGYLIEELRDGENYRNFQEDVAKANIFIASLIFIEDLADKVVAAVGPHRDKLDAAIVFPSMPQVMRLNKLGCFSMAQLGQSKSVIANFMKKRKENSGAGFQDAMLKLLRTLPQVLKYLPMEKAQDARNFMLSFQYWLGGSAENLENFLLMLADKYVFDNKDDSVVYKEPVVYPDLGIWHPLSMKMFEDVKEYFAWYNNRSDIADDLKDPLAPCVGLILQRTHLVTGDDAHYVALVQEFESMGARVLPVFAGGLDFSKPVEEYFWDKSLKGVEAVAIVDTVISLTGFALVGGPARQDHPKAIESLKRLNRPYMCALPLVFQTTQEWEESDLGLHPIQVALQIAIPELDGAIEPIILSGRDGATGKAIALQDRVEAIAQRALKWANLRKKPKLNKKVAITVFSFPPDKGNVGTAAYLDVFGSIYEVMQALQNNGYDLQDLPASPRELMEAVIHDATAQYHSPELNIAYRMSVPEYERLTPYSVRLEENWGPPPGHLNSDGQNLLIYGKEFGNVFIGVQPTFGYEGDPMRLLFSRSASPHHGFAAYYTYLNQVWKADAVLHFGTHGSLEFMPGKQMGMSGECYPDNLIGMIPNLYYYAANNPSEATIAKRRSYAETISYLTPPAENAGLYKGLKELSELIGSYQTLKDSGRGVQIVNTIVDKCLLVNLDKDISLPDGDTAHLSQEERDNIVGSVYRKLMEIESRLLPCGLHVIGKPPSALEAVATLVNIASLDREEDDLLSLPRIIANSIGRDIEEVYRNSDRGVLEDVELLQNITLATRAAVATLVESQTDAEGRVSMLSKLNFLNIGKKSPWIETLRSMGYPKVDSEALKPLFEYLEFCLEQVCADNELGALLKALEGEYVLPGPGGDPIRNPGVLPTGKNIHALDPQSIPTLAAVKSAKIVVDRLLERQKLDNGGKYPETIACVLWGTDNIKTYGESLAQILWMVGVRPVPDALGRVNKLELIPLEELGRPRIDVVVNCSGVFRDLFINQMNLLDQGVKMAAEANEPVEMNYVRKHARSQAKEMGLTVRQAATRIFSNASGSYSSNINLAVENSSWEDEKELQNMYLNRKGFAFDSDNPGMMADNRQLFEASLKTAEATFQNLDSSEISLTDVSHYFDSDPTKVVASLRDDGKKPAAYIADTTTANAQVRTLSETVRLDTRTKLLNPKWYEGMLSHGYEGVRELSKRLVNTMGWSATADAVDNWVYEDVNTTFIQDEEMCQRLMNLNPNSFRKMVGTLLEVNGRGYWETSQENLDRLQELYQEVEDRIEGIE; encoded by the coding sequence ATGTTCACTCACGTCAAGTCCACCATTCGTCACATAGTTCCTGACGGGTTGAATGGTCGATCGCTGGTCAAGGTGGTCTATGTCGTGCTAGAACCTCAGTACCAAAGTGCGCTGAGTAGTGCGGTCAGGGAAATCAACGCTAACAACCCGAAACTAGCGATCGAAATTAGTGGTTATTTAATCGAAGAACTGCGCGATGGGGAAAACTATCGCAATTTTCAAGAGGATGTGGCCAAAGCTAATATTTTCATCGCTTCTCTTATCTTTATCGAAGATTTAGCCGATAAAGTTGTGGCCGCTGTCGGTCCCCATCGGGATAAATTAGATGCGGCGATCGTCTTTCCCTCCATGCCCCAGGTAATGCGCTTAAATAAATTAGGTTGCTTTTCCATGGCTCAATTGGGACAGTCTAAGAGTGTCATCGCTAACTTTATGAAAAAGCGCAAGGAAAACTCCGGCGCTGGTTTCCAAGACGCGATGTTAAAGTTATTGCGAACCTTACCGCAAGTCCTGAAATACCTCCCCATGGAAAAAGCTCAGGACGCACGCAACTTTATGTTAAGTTTCCAGTATTGGCTAGGAGGTTCCGCAGAAAATTTAGAGAACTTCCTGTTAATGTTGGCCGATAAGTACGTCTTCGATAACAAGGATGACAGTGTAGTTTACAAGGAACCGGTAGTTTATCCGGATCTGGGTATCTGGCATCCTTTATCCATGAAAATGTTCGAGGATGTCAAGGAATACTTCGCTTGGTACAATAATCGCAGTGATATTGCCGATGACCTAAAAGACCCCTTAGCTCCCTGTGTTGGCTTAATTTTACAGAGAACTCACCTCGTTACTGGTGATGACGCTCATTATGTCGCTCTCGTGCAGGAATTCGAGTCTATGGGTGCGCGAGTCCTTCCCGTTTTTGCCGGGGGATTAGACTTTTCTAAACCGGTAGAAGAATATTTCTGGGATAAAAGCTTAAAAGGAGTGGAAGCGGTTGCTATTGTTGATACGGTAATTTCCCTGACGGGATTTGCTTTAGTGGGGGGTCCAGCGCGACAAGATCATCCGAAAGCGATAGAATCCTTAAAACGTCTCAATCGTCCCTATATGTGCGCGTTACCGCTAGTTTTCCAAACCACTCAGGAATGGGAAGAAAGCGATTTGGGGTTACACCCGATTCAAGTAGCGCTACAGATTGCCATTCCCGAATTAGACGGTGCGATCGAACCTATTATATTATCAGGCCGGGATGGGGCTACGGGTAAAGCGATCGCTTTACAGGATCGGGTAGAAGCGATCGCTCAACGGGCGCTAAAATGGGCTAACCTAAGAAAGAAACCGAAACTCAATAAAAAAGTCGCCATCACTGTCTTTAGTTTCCCCCCCGATAAAGGGAATGTGGGAACCGCAGCCTATCTAGATGTGTTCGGTTCCATCTACGAGGTGATGCAAGCGTTACAAAATAACGGTTATGACTTGCAGGATCTACCCGCATCTCCCCGAGAACTGATGGAAGCGGTAATCCATGATGCCACCGCACAATACCATAGTCCGGAGCTAAATATCGCTTATCGGATGTCTGTACCTGAATACGAACGTTTAACCCCCTATTCCGTCCGTTTGGAGGAAAATTGGGGACCACCACCGGGACACCTCAACAGTGATGGACAAAATCTATTAATCTACGGGAAAGAGTTCGGTAATGTTTTTATTGGGGTTCAACCCACCTTCGGTTATGAAGGGGATCCGATGCGTCTGCTCTTTTCTCGTTCTGCTAGTCCCCACCACGGTTTTGCAGCCTACTATACCTATCTCAATCAAGTCTGGAAAGCAGATGCGGTTCTTCATTTTGGCACCCACGGTTCCCTAGAATTTATGCCGGGGAAACAGATGGGAATGTCTGGAGAATGCTACCCCGATAACCTCATCGGGATGATTCCCAACCTCTACTATTATGCCGCTAATAACCCCAGCGAAGCGACGATCGCTAAACGTCGTAGTTATGCGGAAACTATCTCCTATCTCACTCCCCCCGCAGAAAATGCCGGACTCTACAAAGGGTTAAAAGAACTAAGCGAGTTGATCGGTTCCTACCAAACCCTGAAAGATAGTGGGCGTGGGGTGCAAATTGTCAATACCATTGTCGATAAATGTTTATTAGTTAATCTTGACAAAGATATAAGTTTACCTGATGGTGACACCGCCCATCTCAGTCAAGAGGAACGGGATAATATTGTCGGTTCGGTCTATCGTAAACTGATGGAAATTGAATCGCGCTTGCTTCCCTGCGGACTTCATGTTATTGGGAAACCCCCCTCGGCGCTCGAAGCGGTGGCAACTTTGGTCAATATTGCCAGTTTAGACCGGGAAGAGGACGATTTACTCTCCTTACCCCGGATTATTGCCAACAGCATCGGCCGGGATATAGAGGAAGTTTATCGCAATAGCGATCGAGGTGTGTTAGAAGATGTGGAACTACTGCAAAACATCACCCTCGCGACTCGCGCTGCCGTCGCAACTTTAGTCGAGTCTCAAACCGACGCGGAAGGTCGGGTATCGATGCTTTCTAAGCTGAATTTCTTGAATATAGGCAAGAAATCACCTTGGATCGAAACTTTACGGTCGATGGGTTATCCAAAAGTTGATTCGGAAGCGTTAAAACCCCTGTTTGAATACCTAGAATTCTGTTTAGAACAGGTTTGTGCCGATAATGAATTAGGGGCCCTATTAAAAGCATTAGAAGGGGAATACGTTCTTCCCGGTCCCGGTGGCGACCCCATCCGTAACCCCGGAGTTTTACCGACGGGTAAAAATATCCACGCTTTAGACCCCCAATCTATCCCGACCCTAGCGGCGGTAAAATCGGCTAAAATCGTGGTGGATCGTCTGTTAGAACGGCAAAAACTGGATAATGGCGGTAAATATCCCGAAACCATCGCTTGTGTTCTCTGGGGAACCGATAACATCAAAACCTATGGGGAATCCCTAGCACAAATTCTCTGGATGGTGGGAGTTCGTCCCGTTCCCGATGCTTTGGGACGGGTGAATAAACTGGAATTAATTCCCCTAGAGGAGTTAGGAAGACCGCGCATTGATGTGGTGGTCAATTGTTCTGGTGTTTTCCGGGATTTATTTATCAATCAGATGAATTTGCTTGACCAAGGGGTAAAAATGGCCGCGGAAGCAAATGAACCGGTAGAGATGAATTATGTCCGCAAACACGCTAGGTCACAAGCAAAAGAAATGGGTTTAACGGTTCGACAGGCAGCCACCCGCATCTTTTCTAATGCTTCTGGTTCCTATTCTTCTAATATCAATCTCGCGGTGGAAAATAGCAGTTGGGAAGATGAAAAAGAGTTACAGAATATGTATCTCAACCGTAAGGGTTTTGCTTTCGATTCTGATAATCCGGGGATGATGGCCGATAATCGTCAGTTGTTTGAAGCATCCTTAAAAACTGCGGAGGCAACTTTCCAAAATTTGGATTCTAGCGAGATTAGTTTAACCGATGTTTCCCACTATTTCGACTCGGACCCGACAAAAGTTGTCGCTAGTTTACGCGATGATGGCAAAAAACCGGCGGCCTATATTGCCGATACTACCACCGCTAACGCTCAAGTGCGTACTTTATCGGAAACCGTGCGCTTGGATACCCGCACCAAGTTACTCAATCCCAAATGGTACGAGGGAATGTTAAGTCACGGTTACGAAGGAGTCCGAGAGTTATCGAAGCGTTTGGTTAATACCATGGGATGGTCGGCAACTGCTGACGCGGTGGATAATTGGGTGTATGAAGATGTCAACACCACCTTTATTCAAGATGAGGAAATGTGTCAGCGTCTGATGAATCTCAATCCTAATTCTTTCCGCAAGATGGTGGGAACCCTGCTAGAAGTTAATGGTCGCGGTTACTGGGAAACTTCTCAAGAGAATTTAGACCGCTTACAGGAACTTTATCAAGAAGTGGAGGACCGTATCGAAGGAATCGAGTAG
- a CDS encoding 6-pyruvoyl trahydropterin synthase family protein → MDCIINRRARFSASHRYYLPEWDEAENQRLFGLGSRFPGHGHNYELYVSLHKELNPYGMVENLSTVKQVIKREITSQLDYSYLNQVWPEFQQTLPTTENIARVIWQRLAPYLPLVKIQLFEHPELWAEYQGKDMEATLTVKTHFSAAHRLALPQLTLEQNSEIYGKCARVNGHGHNYHLEVSVAGEIDPRTGMIVDLGDLQKAIDELVVEPFDHAFLNKDIPYFAEVVPTAENIALHIAQLLGERIRQLGAELDKVKLIESPNNSAEIHCRGLVQAPRQLLEKTLTAV, encoded by the coding sequence ATGGATTGCATCATCAATCGTCGAGCGCGGTTTTCAGCCAGCCATCGCTATTATCTACCAGAATGGGACGAAGCCGAAAATCAAAGACTTTTTGGTCTTGGTAGCCGTTTTCCCGGTCATGGTCACAATTACGAATTATACGTCTCCCTACACAAAGAACTCAATCCTTATGGCATGGTGGAGAATCTCTCCACCGTTAAACAGGTAATTAAACGAGAGATAACCAGTCAATTAGACTACTCCTATCTCAATCAAGTCTGGCCGGAATTTCAGCAAACCCTACCCACCACAGAAAATATCGCCAGAGTTATCTGGCAAAGATTAGCACCCTATTTACCATTGGTCAAAATTCAACTATTTGAACACCCCGAATTGTGGGCAGAATATCAAGGAAAAGATATGGAAGCAACTTTAACCGTCAAAACCCATTTTAGTGCCGCTCATCGTTTGGCTTTACCGCAATTAACCCTCGAACAAAACTCGGAAATCTACGGCAAATGCGCCAGGGTAAACGGTCATGGCCATAATTATCACCTAGAAGTATCCGTGGCGGGGGAAATCGATCCCCGCACCGGTATGATTGTAGATCTAGGGGATTTACAAAAAGCGATCGATGAATTGGTAGTAGAACCCTTCGATCATGCTTTTTTAAATAAGGATATTCCCTACTTTGCCGAAGTGGTTCCCACTGCGGAAAATATTGCCTTACATATCGCTCAACTATTAGGGGAACGGATCCGCCAATTAGGAGCCGAATTAGATAAAGTTAAACTGATTGAAAGTCCCAATAATTCTGCGGAAATCCACTGTCGTGGTTTGGTTCAAGCTCCCCGACAACTTCTAGAAAAAACCCTGACAGCCGTTTAA
- a CDS encoding IS5 family transposase, with amino-acid sequence MFISKIMDYQNLSDEQFKRRFGVYKPTYRKMVESVKSVEADSNSPSKRGPKPKLSIEEQVLVTLEYWREYRTYFHIGTSWELSESTICRIVNKTEKMLLQSGNFRLKGKKALLNQAEIPVVTVMDVTETPIERPKKKQKDFLGGKRGYHTLKSQLVADQNTEEIICVFCGKGRGHDFSLFKKSRVRFHPLTTSIEDSGYQGIAAYHSNSYTPKKKSKNRKLTELEKEYNKALAKERIIIEPINRKLKIFKILSCKYRNRRRRYSLRVNLLAAIYNCELGIGIAAS; translated from the coding sequence ATGTTTATTAGCAAAATTATGGATTATCAAAACTTATCAGATGAACAATTCAAACGCCGTTTCGGTGTGTATAAACCAACATATAGAAAGATGGTAGAATCAGTAAAAAGTGTTGAAGCCGACTCTAATTCACCATCTAAAAGGGGACCGAAACCTAAACTATCTATAGAAGAACAAGTTTTAGTAACGTTAGAATATTGGCGAGAATATAGAACATATTTTCACATTGGTACAAGCTGGGAACTATCAGAATCAACTATATGTCGGATTGTAAATAAGACGGAAAAAATGCTTTTACAATCGGGAAACTTCCGTTTAAAAGGAAAAAAAGCTTTACTCAATCAAGCAGAGATACCGGTCGTAACGGTAATGGATGTAACGGAAACTCCCATTGAACGCCCCAAAAAGAAACAGAAAGATTTTTTGGGGGGTAAAAGAGGTTATCATACTTTAAAATCCCAATTAGTAGCTGATCAAAATACCGAGGAAATTATCTGTGTCTTTTGTGGGAAAGGTAGAGGTCATGATTTTAGTTTATTTAAAAAAAGTCGAGTTCGTTTTCATCCTTTAACTACCAGCATAGAAGACAGTGGTTATCAGGGAATAGCTGCATACCATAGTAATAGTTATACACCGAAAAAGAAATCGAAAAATAGAAAATTAACAGAGTTAGAAAAAGAGTATAACAAGGCTTTAGCCAAAGAAAGGATTATCATTGAACCTATAAATAGGAAACTCAAAATCTTTAAAATCTTATCCTGTAAATATCGGAATCGTCGTCGAAGATATAGTTTAAGAGTTAACTTGTTGGCGGCTATTTATAACTGTGAGTTAGGGATAGGTATAGCAGCTTCTTAA
- a CDS encoding ISL3 family transposase: MWINFDQLLDLPNVTVVNYQKIAQTIFLKLALLNETIECPNCHQTLDRINQTEYNLVRDLSILGNPVYLEVPRRQFHCQKCQKYISERLSFMRLRQHHTIRYESMIYERVKNCSIEEISREEGLGWSEVELIFNHCAKELEKEEWEAPERISLDEFSNLKGHKDFITTVVDMDKKILLDVIKGHKQEELMEALKAQPDAVREKVKEVSVDMWSGFTAVIKELFPNAKIIYDRFHVMAIINDELNKLRKLMGVHEKGLPHLLWKNKEDLKDEQKQQLEVILKEHPCLGIAWEMKEEIRQIYQSSRTFRGAERKLEKWIRIGGILYESSARMIQKHLPGICNYFENQTTNGLIEGMNTKIKLIKRMSYGFTNFEHLRLKLFACFNS; encoded by the coding sequence ATGTGGATAAATTTTGATCAACTCCTCGATTTACCAAATGTAACAGTGGTCAATTATCAAAAAATTGCTCAGACAATTTTCCTAAAGCTTGCTCTTTTAAATGAAACAATTGAATGTCCGAATTGCCATCAAACCTTAGACAGAATCAATCAGACAGAGTATAATCTAGTCAGAGACTTGTCAATATTAGGTAATCCAGTATATTTAGAAGTACCACGCCGTCAGTTTCATTGTCAAAAGTGCCAAAAGTATATCAGCGAAAGACTGAGTTTTATGAGATTAAGACAGCATCATACAATTCGCTATGAATCGATGATTTATGAGAGAGTAAAAAATTGTAGCATCGAAGAAATAAGTCGAGAAGAAGGGTTAGGATGGTCAGAAGTTGAGTTAATATTTAATCACTGTGCTAAAGAACTAGAAAAGGAAGAGTGGGAAGCACCAGAACGAATAAGCTTAGATGAATTTAGTAACTTAAAAGGACATAAAGATTTCATCACAACGGTCGTAGATATGGACAAGAAAATTTTACTAGATGTGATTAAAGGACATAAGCAAGAAGAATTAATGGAAGCCTTAAAAGCACAGCCAGACGCAGTTCGGGAGAAAGTGAAAGAAGTGAGCGTCGATATGTGGTCAGGATTTACAGCAGTGATCAAGGAATTATTTCCCAATGCTAAAATCATCTATGACCGTTTTCATGTAATGGCTATCATCAATGACGAGCTTAATAAATTGAGAAAGTTAATGGGGGTGCATGAAAAAGGATTACCTCATTTATTATGGAAGAATAAAGAGGACTTAAAGGACGAGCAAAAACAACAACTAGAAGTTATCTTAAAAGAACATCCATGCTTAGGAATAGCCTGGGAAATGAAAGAAGAAATTAGACAAATTTATCAAAGTAGTAGAACGTTCAGAGGTGCTGAGAGAAAATTGGAAAAATGGATAAGAATAGGCGGGATATTATATGAAAGTAGTGCCAGGATGATCCAGAAGCATTTGCCAGGTATTTGTAATTACTTTGAAAATCAGACAACCAACGGATTAATTGAGGGAATGAATACCAAAATAAAGCTTATTAAAAGAATGAGTTATGGATTTACCAATTTTGAACATCTTCGACTTAAGCTGTTTGCTTGCTTTAATTCATAA
- a CDS encoding DUF3368 domain-containing protein, whose product MASFLARLSPCQVKSVSLIPAIIDLGQGEAEVLALGLENPDSLLIFDDQLARRIANLYRLKYSGTLGVLVKAKQQGYLSSVAPVIAKLRHQGMWLTDKVVNDVLRLAGE is encoded by the coding sequence TTGGCAAGTTTTCTAGCTCGCTTGTCCCCCTGTCAGGTTAAATCAGTCAGTCTAATTCCGGCTATTATTGATTTAGGGCAAGGAGAAGCAGAGGTCTTAGCTTTGGGATTAGAAAATCCAGATAGTTTACTGATTTTTGATGATCAATTAGCCCGACGTATTGCCAATTTATATCGCTTAAAATATTCAGGAACGCTTGGTGTTTTAGTTAAAGCGAAGCAGCAGGGCTATCTATCTTCTGTTGCTCCCGTTATTGCTAAGTTACGCCATCAAGGAATGTGGCTAACTGATAAAGTTGTCAATGATGTTCTTCGATTAGCTGGAGAGTAA
- a CDS encoding IS1 family transposase (programmed frameshift) yields MQCPECKSTHIRKNGINKQGKQNHICVTCGRQFIDNYEKQKGYDEKTKRECLTAYVNGMGFRGIERLKGVHHTTVINWVKSVGELLPVAYDPETIPEVGELDELETFVGSKKTKFWVWTAVDHFKKGILGWVIGDHSSETFRPLWELVKSWGCYFYVSDGWSVYPCFIAEGDHIISKTYMTRVEGENTRLRHYLARLHRKTLCYSKSTEMLGYSIRLLIHYLKFQEVPIPY; encoded by the exons ATGCAATGCCCTGAATGTAAATCTACCCATATCCGTAAAAATGGCATCAATAAACAAGGTAAACAAAATCATATTTGTGTAACCTGTGGCCGTCAATTTATTGATAACTATGAAAAACAGAAAGGCTATGACGAAAAAACGAAGCGAGAATGCCTAACTGCCTATGTTAATGGGATGGGATTTAGAGGAATAGAAAGGCTAAAGGGAGTTCATCATACGACCGTAATTAATTGGGTAAAATCTGTGGGAGAATTATTGCCAGTCGCCTATGACCCAGAAACAATTCCTGAAGTAGGGGAACTGGATGAATTGGAAACCTTTGTTGGCTCAAAAAAAACAAAAT TCTGGGTGTGGACAGCCGTTGACCACTTTAAAAAAGGAATTTTAGGTTGGGTAATCGGAGATCATAGTAGCGAAACGTTTCGCCCATTATGGGAATTAGTTAAGTCTTGGGGATGCTATTTTTATGTGAGTGATGGATGGTCAGTTTATCCATGTTTTATAGCAGAGGGCGACCATATAATTAGTAAGACTTATATGACCAGAGTAGAGGGTGAGAACACACGTTTAAGACATTATCTAGCCCGATTGCATCGCAAAACACTCTGCTATTCTAAGTCTACAGAAATGTTAGGATACTCTATTCGTTTATTAATTCATTATCTGAAGTTTCAAGAAGTGCCTATTCCTTACTGA
- a CDS encoding ISL3 family transposase: MWINFDQLLDLPNVTVVNYQKIAQTIFLKLALLNETIECPNCHQTLDRINQTEYNLVRDLSILGNPVYLEVPRRQFHCQKCQKYISERLSFMRLRQHHTIRYESMIYERVKNCSIEEISREEGLGWSEVELIFNHCAKELEKEEWEAPERISLDEFSNLKGHKDFITTVVDMDKKILLDVIKGHKQEELMEALKAQPDAVREKVKEVSVDMWSGFTAVIKELFPNAKIIYDRFHVMAIINDELNKLRKLMGVHEKGLPHLLWKNKEDLKDEQKQQLEVILKEHPCLGIAWEMKEEIRQIYQSSRTFRGAERKLEKWIRIGGILYESSARMIQKHLPGICNYFENQTTNGLIEGMNTKIKLIKRMSYGFTNFEHLRLKLFACFNS; encoded by the coding sequence ATGTGGATAAATTTTGATCAACTCCTCGATTTACCAAATGTAACAGTGGTCAATTATCAAAAAATTGCTCAGACAATTTTCCTAAAGCTTGCTCTTTTAAATGAAACAATTGAATGTCCGAATTGCCATCAAACCTTAGACAGAATCAATCAGACAGAGTATAATCTAGTCAGAGACTTGTCAATATTAGGTAATCCAGTATATTTAGAAGTACCACGCCGTCAGTTTCATTGTCAAAAGTGCCAAAAGTATATCAGCGAAAGACTGAGTTTTATGAGATTAAGACAGCATCATACAATTCGCTATGAATCGATGATTTATGAGAGAGTAAAAAATTGTAGCATCGAAGAAATAAGTCGAGAAGAAGGGTTAGGATGGTCAGAAGTTGAGTTAATATTTAATCACTGTGCTAAAGAACTAGAAAAGGAAGAGTGGGAAGCACCAGAACGAATAAGCTTAGATGAATTTAGTAACTTAAAAGGACATAAAGATTTCATCACAACGGTCGTAGATATGGACAAGAAAATTTTACTAGATGTGATTAAAGGACATAAGCAAGAAGAATTAATGGAAGCCTTAAAAGCACAGCCAGACGCAGTTCGGGAGAAAGTGAAAGAAGTGAGCGTCGATATGTGGTCAGGATTTACAGCAGTGATCAAGGAATTATTTCCCAATGCTAAAATCATCTATGACCGTTTTCATGTAATGGCTATCATCAATGACGAGCTTAATAAATTGAGAAAGTTAATGGGGGTGCATGAAAAAGGATTACCTCATTTATTATGGAAGAATAAAGAGGACTTAAAGGACGAGCAAAAACAACAACTAGAAGTTATTCTGAAAGAACATCCATGCTTAGGAATAGCCTGGGAAATGAAAGAAGAAATTAGACAAATTTATCAAAGTAGTAGAACGTTCAGAGGTGCTGAGAGAAAATTGGAAAAATGGATAAGAATAGGCGGGATATTATATGAAAGTAGTGCCAGGATGATCCAGAAGCATTTGCCAGGTATTTGTAATTACTTTGAAAATCAGACAACCAACGGATTAATTGAGGGAATGAATACCAAAATAAAGCTTATTAAAAGAATGAGTTATGGATTTACCAATTTTGAACATCTTCGACTTAAGCTGTTTGCTTGCTTTAATTCATAA